One Comamonas endophytica DNA window includes the following coding sequences:
- a CDS encoding ABC transporter ATP-binding protein, translating to MDTATPPAIAVQGLAKHYADSSVFRAVSFDVAPGEFVAIVGESGVGKSTLLNCLAGLDHWDAGRIVHEGIELGTLDDDQRALWRRAHLGFVFQAFHVLPHLDVAQNVALPLMLLGRQREATARVDEMLEAVGLGGLGARLPQQLSGGQLQRVAIARALVHRPRLLLADEPTGNLDPSTATRILDLLTSQARAAGAALVLATHSREAALRADRVLQLRADGMAAGGAPVA from the coding sequence ATGGATACCGCGACCCCACCAGCCATTGCCGTCCAGGGCCTGGCCAAGCACTACGCGGACTCCAGCGTCTTCCGCGCGGTGTCCTTCGATGTCGCGCCCGGCGAATTCGTCGCCATCGTCGGCGAATCGGGCGTGGGCAAATCGACGCTGCTCAACTGCCTGGCGGGGCTCGACCACTGGGATGCGGGGCGCATCGTGCATGAGGGCATCGAGCTTGGCACGCTGGATGATGACCAGCGCGCGCTGTGGCGCCGCGCGCATCTGGGCTTCGTGTTCCAGGCCTTCCATGTGCTGCCGCATCTCGATGTGGCGCAGAACGTGGCCCTGCCGCTGATGCTGCTGGGCCGCCAGCGCGAGGCAACTGCGCGCGTGGATGAAATGCTGGAAGCCGTGGGCCTGGGCGGCCTGGGCGCGCGCCTGCCGCAGCAGCTCAGCGGCGGGCAGCTGCAGCGCGTGGCGATCGCGCGCGCGCTGGTGCACCGCCCGCGCCTGCTGCTGGCCGACGAACCCACGGGCAACCTCGACCCGTCCACCGCCACGCGCATTCTCGACCTGCTCACGTCCCAGGCGCGGGCCGCGGGCGCGGCGCTGGTGCTGGCCACCCATTCGCGCGAGGCCGCGCTGCGGGCCGACCGCGTGCTGCAGCTGCGGGCGGACGGCATGGCCGCGGGCGGCGCGCCCGTGGCCTGA
- a CDS encoding alpha/beta hydrolase, whose product MRPVRLVLASLCCALLATSGCSLLDAKQREWIFQPTERTWHGADTSGMEDVWIDFTSRLSGEPVRLHALWMPSPDADAPVLLYLHGARWNVSGSSPRIRRMQSMGFSVLAIDYRGFGQSTAGLPSEKMAIEDARAGWDWLAQRYPQRDRYLFGHSLGGAIAIALASEVDDERGTLVEGTFTRMSDVLASMRWGWLPVGPLLTQTFDSQKRVARIGSPLLVVHGSGDRLIPPALGERLYAAAQGPKRWVLVEGGSHHNTNAVGLPQYRMALEELFDWPAAAASAR is encoded by the coding sequence ATGCGTCCTGTCCGCCTGGTCCTTGCCTCCCTGTGCTGCGCGCTGCTGGCCACCAGCGGCTGCTCGCTGCTCGATGCCAAGCAGCGCGAATGGATCTTCCAGCCCACCGAGCGCACCTGGCACGGCGCCGACACCTCGGGCATGGAGGATGTCTGGATCGATTTCACTTCGCGCCTTTCCGGCGAGCCCGTGCGCCTGCATGCGCTGTGGATGCCCTCCCCCGACGCGGATGCGCCGGTGCTGCTGTATCTGCACGGCGCGCGCTGGAACGTGTCGGGCTCGTCGCCGCGCATCCGGCGCATGCAGTCGATGGGCTTTTCGGTGCTGGCCATCGACTACCGCGGCTTCGGCCAGAGCACGGCCGGCCTGCCTTCGGAAAAGATGGCCATCGAGGACGCGCGCGCCGGCTGGGACTGGCTCGCGCAGCGCTATCCGCAGCGCGACCGTTACCTGTTCGGCCACTCGCTGGGTGGCGCCATTGCCATTGCGCTGGCCAGCGAGGTCGATGACGAGCGCGGCACGCTGGTCGAAGGCACCTTCACCCGCATGTCCGATGTGCTGGCCAGCATGCGCTGGGGCTGGCTGCCGGTCGGGCCGCTGCTGACCCAGACCTTCGATTCGCAAAAGCGCGTGGCGCGGATCGGCTCGCCGCTGCTGGTGGTGCATGGCAGCGGCGACCGGCTGATTCCGCCGGCGCTGGGCGAGCGGCTGTATGCGGCGGCGCAGGGTCCCAAGCGCTGGGTGCTGGTCGAGGGCGGCAGCCACCACAACACCAACGCGGTGGGGCTGCCGCAGTACCGCATGGCGCTCGAGGAGCTGTTCGACTGGCCCGCGGCAGCCGCATCCGCGCGCTGA
- the miaA gene encoding tRNA (adenosine(37)-N6)-dimethylallyltransferase MiaA: protein MSASPSLPCIAIAGPTASGKTAGALALAAVLGARGQAVEIISVDSALVYRGMDIGTAKPSAAELAAVPHHLIDIRDPLQAYSAAEFVQDAQRLTGEIRARGALPLLVGGTMLYFKALFDGIDDMPAADAGVRAQLEERAAAIGWPGMHAELARVDPETAARLAPGDSQRIQRALEVFMLSGQPLSHFHTRARAAGAGAAPIATLLSLEPNERSWLHARIAQRFDAMLDAGLVEEVAGLRARADLHPDLPSMRCVGYRQAWEELDWQQRRGGDLNRHLLREKGIAATRQLAKRQITWLRSMPQRRIIACDAPDATAALVQAALACIDRNG from the coding sequence ATGTCCGCCTCCCCCTCCCTGCCCTGCATTGCCATTGCCGGCCCCACCGCCTCGGGAAAGACCGCGGGCGCCCTGGCGCTGGCCGCCGTCCTGGGCGCGCGCGGCCAGGCCGTGGAAATCATCAGCGTCGACTCGGCGCTGGTCTACCGCGGCATGGACATCGGCACGGCCAAGCCTTCGGCGGCAGAGCTGGCTGCGGTACCCCATCACCTGATCGACATCCGCGACCCGCTGCAGGCCTACAGCGCCGCCGAATTCGTGCAGGACGCGCAGCGCCTGACCGGCGAGATCCGCGCGCGCGGCGCGCTGCCGCTGCTGGTGGGCGGCACGATGCTGTATTTCAAGGCGCTGTTCGACGGCATCGACGACATGCCCGCGGCGGATGCCGGGGTGCGCGCGCAGCTGGAGGAACGTGCCGCCGCGATCGGCTGGCCCGGCATGCATGCCGAGCTGGCCCGGGTCGACCCCGAAACCGCGGCGCGCCTTGCGCCCGGCGACAGCCAGCGCATCCAGCGCGCGCTGGAGGTCTTCATGCTCTCGGGCCAGCCGCTGTCGCACTTCCATACCCGCGCGCGCGCGGCCGGCGCCGGGGCGGCGCCCATTGCCACGCTGCTCTCGCTGGAGCCCAACGAGCGCAGCTGGCTGCATGCGCGCATCGCGCAGCGCTTCGACGCGATGCTCGATGCCGGCCTGGTCGAGGAAGTCGCGGGCCTGCGCGCGCGCGCCGACCTGCACCCCGATCTGCCCTCGATGCGCTGCGTCGGCTACCGCCAGGCCTGGGAAGAGCTGGACTGGCAGCAGCGGCGCGGCGGCGATCTGAACCGCCACCTGCTGCGCGAAAAAGGCATTGCCGCCACGCGCCAGCTGGCCAAGCGCCAGATCACCTGGTTGCGCAGCATGCCGCAGCGCCGGATCATCGCCTGCGATGCGCCCGATGCCACCGCCGCGCTGGTGCAGGCGGCGCTGGCGTGTATCGATCGAAACGGCTGA
- a CDS encoding Hsp20/alpha crystallin family protein, translating into MSALIGRGGLLDELFRDVNPGFYIRPLHGDGLPAPSQIRIDVKENEGAYIVEAEVPGVAKEDIQVSIDGNVVSLRAEVTQRDEQTQGGKVLRSERFYGAVERKFQLPADIDAQQANARYDNGVLCLTLPKKQGGQTRRLTVE; encoded by the coding sequence ATGAGTGCATTGATTGGCCGTGGCGGCCTGCTCGACGAACTTTTCCGCGATGTCAACCCGGGCTTCTACATCCGCCCGCTGCACGGCGATGGGTTGCCTGCGCCTTCGCAGATCCGCATCGATGTGAAGGAAAACGAAGGCGCCTATATCGTGGAGGCGGAAGTGCCGGGCGTGGCCAAGGAAGACATCCAGGTGTCGATCGACGGCAATGTGGTGAGCCTGCGCGCCGAAGTGACGCAGCGCGACGAGCAGACCCAGGGCGGCAAGGTGCTGCGCAGCGAGCGCTTCTATGGCGCCGTGGAGCGCAAGTTCCAGTTGCCCGCAGATATCGATGCCCAGCAGGCCAATGCCCGCTATGACAACGGCGTGCTGTGCCTGACGCTGCCGAAGAAGCAGGGTGGCCAGACCCGCCGGCTGACCGTGGAGTGA
- a CDS encoding FtsX-like permease family protein, whose protein sequence is MLALLRTFSLQELLHHPWRTASALLAVVLGVALGFAVHVINASALDEFSRAVRSVQGQPDLELRAMQGALPEPLYGLVARNAAVARAAPWLEAAVQVQRGESTAPAVTLRLLGGDALQLAPMAPALMPRLFEGHDRLELFAPATVFLNAAALQALGLSETQAAGARLALRPPAPASGATLPSVAVRIAGTVAASGPPLAMMDIGAAQELLQRWGEISRIDLLLAPGADADRLLAQLRAAPGWPPGVLASVPGNAQQRVAQMSRAYRVNLTVLALVALFTGAFLVFSVLSLSVARRAPQFALLAVLGLTARQRLALVLAESALLGVLGSVGGIALGLGLAALALRLLGGDLGGGYFGDVQPALQWSAGAALAFAGLGLAATLAGGWWPARSAQRLPAAATLKGLGALQIPEAGARLPLLLLAASAGLAWLPPIAGIPLAAYVSVALLLLGGMAALPWLLGRLLARLPAFARQRPLWLLAFERARRMRASASVAVGGVVASLSLAVALTVMVDSFRGSMLEWLDTALPAPAYVRAAGGTSQGDAGLLDARLLQALRALPGVARAQPQRNASLALDARQPALALLVRPLEGAQAQALPWLSPPLPVPPGLISVHVSEAAAQLYGLQPGRRWSALQPAFPVHAEFFVAGIWRDYVRQFGAVAMDTADWQRLTDDTRLTEIALWPEPGTDLAALQARIQALAHGAAPLEWVSSAGLRERSMRIFDRSFAVTYWLQAVAIGIGLFGIAASFSAQVLARRKEFGLLGHLGLTRRQILGVVAGEGAVWSALGALAGTVLGLGVAVILVHVVNPQSFHWTMELRLPWLRLALLALAVTAAGTLAAWLAGRAAAGRDAVLAVKEDW, encoded by the coding sequence ATGCTTGCCCTGCTGCGCACCTTTTCCCTGCAGGAGCTGCTGCACCACCCCTGGCGCACGGCAAGCGCCTTGCTGGCGGTGGTGCTGGGCGTGGCGCTGGGCTTTGCGGTGCACGTGATCAATGCATCGGCGCTCGACGAGTTCTCGCGCGCGGTGCGCAGCGTGCAGGGCCAGCCCGATCTGGAACTGCGCGCGATGCAGGGTGCGTTGCCCGAGCCGCTCTACGGCCTGGTGGCGCGCAATGCCGCGGTGGCGCGCGCCGCGCCCTGGCTCGAGGCTGCGGTGCAGGTGCAGCGGGGCGAGAGCACAGCGCCCGCGGTCACGCTGCGGCTGCTGGGCGGCGATGCGCTGCAGCTCGCTCCCATGGCACCGGCGCTGATGCCGCGGCTCTTCGAGGGCCATGACCGGCTGGAGCTGTTTGCACCGGCCACGGTGTTCCTCAACGCTGCAGCGCTGCAGGCGCTGGGCTTGAGCGAAACCCAGGCCGCGGGCGCGCGGCTGGCGTTGCGGCCGCCCGCGCCCGCTTCAGGGGCAACGCTCCCATCGGTCGCGGTGCGCATTGCCGGCACGGTGGCGGCCAGCGGCCCGCCGCTGGCCATGATGGATATCGGCGCGGCGCAGGAGCTGCTGCAGCGCTGGGGCGAGATCAGCCGCATCGATCTGCTGCTGGCGCCGGGCGCCGATGCCGATCGACTGCTGGCACAGCTGCGCGCCGCGCCCGGCTGGCCGCCGGGCGTGCTGGCCAGCGTGCCGGGCAACGCGCAGCAGCGCGTGGCGCAGATGTCGCGCGCCTACCGCGTTAACCTCACGGTGCTGGCGCTGGTGGCGCTGTTCACCGGCGCCTTCCTGGTGTTCTCGGTGCTGTCGCTGAGCGTGGCGCGGCGCGCGCCGCAGTTCGCGCTGCTGGCGGTGCTCGGGCTCACGGCGCGCCAGCGTCTGGCGCTGGTGCTGGCCGAATCGGCGCTGCTGGGCGTGCTGGGCAGCGTGGGCGGCATCGCGCTGGGCCTGGGCCTGGCGGCGCTGGCGCTGCGGCTGCTGGGCGGCGATCTGGGTGGCGGCTACTTTGGCGATGTGCAGCCCGCGCTGCAGTGGAGCGCGGGCGCGGCGCTGGCTTTTGCCGGCCTGGGGCTGGCCGCGACGCTGGCCGGTGGCTGGTGGCCCGCGCGCAGCGCGCAGCGGCTGCCCGCGGCGGCCACGCTCAAGGGCCTGGGCGCTCTGCAGATTCCCGAAGCCGGTGCGCGCCTGCCGTTGCTGCTGCTGGCCGCGAGCGCCGGGCTGGCGTGGCTGCCGCCCATTGCCGGAATTCCGCTGGCGGCCTATGTCTCGGTGGCGCTGCTGCTGCTGGGCGGCATGGCCGCGCTGCCCTGGCTGCTGGGCCGGCTGCTGGCGCGCCTGCCCGCGTTCGCGCGCCAGCGCCCGCTGTGGCTGCTGGCCTTCGAGCGCGCGCGGCGCATGCGCGCCAGCGCCAGCGTGGCGGTGGGCGGCGTGGTCGCCAGCCTGAGCCTGGCCGTGGCGCTCACGGTGATGGTCGACAGCTTCCGCGGCTCGATGCTCGAATGGCTCGACACCGCGCTGCCCGCGCCGGCCTATGTGCGCGCCGCGGGCGGCACGTCGCAAGGCGATGCCGGGCTGCTCGATGCGCGCCTGCTGCAAGCCCTGCGCGCGCTGCCCGGCGTGGCGCGCGCCCAGCCGCAGCGCAATGCCAGCCTGGCGCTCGACGCCCGCCAGCCGGCGCTGGCGCTGCTGGTGCGTCCGCTCGAGGGCGCGCAGGCCCAGGCCTTGCCCTGGTTGTCGCCACCACTGCCCGTGCCGCCCGGCCTGATCAGCGTGCACGTCAGCGAAGCCGCGGCCCAGCTGTACGGACTGCAGCCGGGCCGGCGCTGGAGCGCGCTGCAGCCGGCCTTCCCGGTCCATGCCGAATTCTTCGTTGCCGGCATCTGGCGCGATTACGTGCGCCAGTTCGGCGCCGTGGCCATGGATACCGCGGACTGGCAGCGCCTCACGGACGACACGCGCTTGACGGAAATCGCGCTTTGGCCGGAGCCCGGCACCGATCTGGCCGCGCTGCAGGCACGGATCCAGGCGCTGGCCCACGGTGCCGCGCCGCTGGAATGGGTCAGCAGCGCCGGCCTGCGCGAACGCTCGATGCGCATCTTCGACCGCAGCTTTGCCGTGACCTACTGGCTGCAGGCGGTGGCCATCGGCATCGGACTGTTCGGCATTGCCGCCAGCTTCAGCGCCCAGGTGCTGGCGCGGCGCAAGGAGTTCGGCCTGCTGGGGCACCTGGGGCTCACGCGGCGCCAGATCCTGGGGGTCGTGGCGGGAGAAGGCGCGGTCTGGAGCGCGCTGGGCGCGCTGGCCGGCACGGTGCTGGGCCTGGGCGTGGCGGTGATCCTGGTGCATGTGGTCAACCCGCAGAGCTTCCACTGGACCATGGAGCTGCGCCTGCCCTGGCTGCGGCTGGCGCTTCTGGCGCTGGCCGTGACGGCCGCGGGCACGCTGGCTGCCTGGCTCGCGGGCCGCGCCGCAGCCGGGCGCGACGCGGTGCTGGCGGTAAAGGAAGACTGGTAA